One part of the Suncus etruscus isolate mSunEtr1 chromosome 2, mSunEtr1.pri.cur, whole genome shotgun sequence genome encodes these proteins:
- the LOC126001439 gene encoding ribonuclease 4-like: protein MAFQKNRSLLLFLFLTLLRLGLIQPSDGQSHMYQRFLRQHVDTQGTGGSSGYCNLMMQRRGMTSPQCKPVNTFIHESISDINRICSSCNTTCKNGQMNCYRGTVRVTECTDTGAAKSPNCRYWARTNTRPVVIACNGNPRVPVHFDQ, encoded by the coding sequence ATGGCTTTCCAGAAGAACCGTTCACTACTTCTATTCTTGTTCCTGACCCTGCTGCGCCTAGGACTGATACAACCCTCAGATGGCCAGTCTCACATGTACCAACGATTCCTGAGGCAACATGTGGACACTCAAGGAACAGGTGGCAGTAGTGGATACTGCAACTTGATGATGCAAAGGCGGGGGATGACTTCTCCGCAATGCAAGCCTGTCAACACCTTCATTCATGAAAGCATCTCGGACATAAACCGTATCTGCAGCAGTTGCAATACCACCTGTAAAAATGGCCAGATGAACTGTTATAGGGGTACAGTGAGGGTGACAGAATGCACGGATACAGGGGCAGCCAAGTCCCCAAACTGCAGATATTGGGCAAGAACTAATACCAGACCTGTTGTCATTGCCTGTAATGGTAACCCACGTGTGCCTGTGCACTTTGACCAATAA